The Streptomyces sp. ICC1 DNA window GGGCCCAGCTCGGCGAGGGGCTCGCCGACTGGGCCGAGGCCACCGGCACACCCCTCACCCGCCCGCCGCAGGAGACCGGCGCCCTGGTCCTCGGCCTCCTGCTCGGGCTGTCCATGCAGCACCGCCTCGAACCCGGGGGCGTACCCGACGCCCTCGTCGTCGAAGCGCTCGCCACCCTCCTCGGACTCGGCTGACTCGAACCTCGAACGAAGGGAACCGTTCCGTGCCCATCCATGGTGAGACAGACCTGCTCGAGGACACCTGGGCCCGCGAGGTCCCGCACGCGCAGTTCACCCGGCTGCGCCGCGAGGATCCCGTGCACTGGCACGAGGTGCCGGGCCGCCACGACGGCTTCTTCGCCGTCACCCGCCACGCCGACGTCAAGGCCGTCAGCCGCGACCCCGAGCTGTGGTCCACCGAACTGGGCTCGTTCATGATCCGCGACCAGGCCCCCGAATCCCTGGAGACCCTGCGCCTGGTCCTGCTCGGCATGGACGCACCGCGGCACTCCCGGTACCGGAACCTGGTCAGCGCGGGATTCACGCCCCGGGTCGTACGAAGGCTCGCGGCCCGGATCCAGGAGCGGGCGGTGGCCCTGGTGGAGAGCGCGGTCGCCCCGGGCAAGGACATGGACTTCGTCGACGAGGTCGCCTCCTGGCTGCCGATCCAGACGATCTGCGAGATGGTCGGCGTACCGGAGGGCGACGAGCGGCTGATCTTCGAGTGGAGCAACCGGATGGCCGGCAGCCAGGACCCGGAGCTCTCGGCGGGCAAGCACGACAGCGACCTCGCGGCCGCCGAGATCTACGCCTACTGCGACGCGCTGGCCGCCGAGCGGAGGGCCCGCCCCCGCGAGGACATCCTCTCGGCGCTGGTCCACGCCGAGGTCGGCGGGGAACGGCTGACGGAGGACGAGATCAACATGTTCTTCGTCCTGCTGTGCGTCGCGGGCAACGAGACCACCCGCAACCTGCTCTCCCACACCCTGCTCGCCCTGATCGAGCACCCGGCCGCCCGCGCGGAACTGGCCGCGGCCCCCGGGGACGAGGCCCTGTGGACCTCGGCGACCGAGGAGTTCCTGCGCTGGGGCGGCTCGATCCACAACTTCCGGCGCACCGCGACGCGCGACACCGTCCTGCGCGGACAGCCCATCGCCGCGGGCCAGAAGGTGGTCACCTACTACACCTCCGCCAACCGCGACGAGGAGGTCTTCGCCGACCCCTTCGCCTTCGACATCCGCCGCACCCCGAACGACCACGTCACCTTCGGCGGCGGCGGCCCCCACTTCTGCCTCGGCGCCGGCCTCGCCCGCACCCAGATCAAGGCCCTCGTCCGCGAGCTCCTGCGCCGCCACCCGGACGTCACCCTCACCGGCGAAGTCCGGCGGCTGCGCTCGGACTTCATCAACGGCGTCAAGTACCTCCCGGTCCGCTTCGGCTGAGGCACCGGCCGCGGCCCACCGCCCGCGGCCCACCGTCCGCTGCCCACCACCCACCGCGTAGCCTCGGCCGGATGTGGATACGCGACAAGATCTGGAACGAAGCGACCCCGGCGGAGCTGCGGCTGGCGGGCCTGGCGGTGAACCCGGCCCTGCCGGACCGCCTGCTGCTGCGGATCCTCGCCGACGGGCCGCCGGCCGCGCGCATGGCGCTGTGCGGCGACCGGGACCTGCCGGAACCGGTCGTCGACGCGCTGGTCTCCCACCCCGACCGACGGGCGCGCGCCGTCTTCGCCTCCAGCCCGCACGCCGATCCCGCGCAGCGGGCCCGGCTGGTGGACGACCCCGAGTGGCTGGTGCGGGCGCACCTCGCCGAGGGGCCCGCCCCCCATGTGGAGCGATGGCCCAGGCCCCTGCCGGACGAGACCGTCGTCCACATGTTCACCACGTACGAGAACGACCTCCTGGGGGGCCTCTACCGGCAGTCGTCCAGAGGGCTCCGCCGCAGCATGCCGACCCACCCGGAGGCCGTGCTTCGCGGGGTCGGTGTGGGCTCGTGGTCCGTACTGTCGGACGAGGTACGGGCCGCGCTGCTCGACGACCCCGACCCGCAGGTGCGCGAGAGCGCCCTCCTCGAGGTGTCGCACAGGGACCCGGGCTGGGTCGAGCGGGAGCTCCCGGACCGCTCGTGCCACGGCCGCAGCCACCTGCTCATGAACCGTGCCCTGAGCCGCGCCGTCATCGACTCCGTCCTCACCGCCCCGGTGGGCAAGGACGACCGGGCCATGATCGCGTCCAACCCCGGCCTGCCGCCCGACGTGGTGGTCCTGCTGGCCGGCGATCCGGACCCGCACGTCCGCGAGCGCATCGCCCGCCACCCCGCCCTCGGTCCCGCCGAGCGGGCGGCGCTGGCCGCGGACCCCGATCCCGAGGTCCGCCTCGCCGTGTCCGTCCACCCCGCGCTCACCGAGGCCGAGCGCGCGGCGATCGACTACACCGTGCCCGAAGGCGACTCGTTCGGCTTCTGGCCCGCGCCGCCCGAGCCGAGGGACCTCGCCGCCGTCCGCCGCAACGCCCTCTCCGGCCACCCCGTGCTGCGCCGCCGCGCGGCGTCCGAGCACCACCTGCCGCCGGACCTCGTCGCGCTGCTCGCCGCCGACCCGGACCTCGCCGTACGGGTGAGCCTCGCGCAGAACCATCCCGAGGCGCCCGCCGCCCTGCTGCTGGCCTGCTTCCTGGAGTACACCGGCTCCGACCGCGCCGACCTGCTCACCCGCCCGCGCTTCCCGACCGCGGGCCTGGCCGCCCACGCCGGGCACGAGGACCCGGCCGTACGGGCCCTGGCGGCGCGGGATCCCGAGGCGGACCCGGATCTCGTCGAGCGGCTCACCCGCGATCCGGATCCGGCGGTCCGCGCCGCTCTGGCGCGGCATCCGAACCTGCCCGCGCGCCGGATCGCGGAGCTGCTGGAGGACACGGAGCTGGCCCGGTACGCGGCGGCGAACCCGGCGCTGGACCCGTCCGTCATGGAGGCGCTCGTCGACTCCGCCTGCTGATCCGCCCGCTGATGGATGTTCAAAGATGCTTGTTGACAAGCCATTTCGAGCAACTTCCTTCAAACGGGGCCTCCAGGGCGCTATGTTGCCCGGTGCATGCCAAAAGGTGTGTCCGCGATCCGGACCGCACGAGGAGCCGCCCCCATGAGACTCATCAGCATCCGCAGGAGCCCACGGCGGCGGCGCGGCCCGGCGGCCGCGCTGCTCGCCGCCGCCCTCGCCGCGGCCGGCCTGGCCGCCGCCGGACCGATCGCCTCACCGGCCGCGGCCGCCGGCACGGCCACCGGCACGGCCACCGGCACGGGCGCCGCCGCCGCGTCCACCGCGGGCAACGTCACCGGCTTCACCCAGTCCGGGAACACCTTCACCGCCACCACGTCCAGCGGCGCCAAGGCCCGCGTCGTCGTCGCCCGCGCCGACATCTTCCGGCTCTGGCTCTCGCCCGACGGCGCCTTCACCAACGACCCGGCCGGCAAGGACCTCGCCACCACCACCGACTTCGGCTCCGTGAGCACCGGTTGGACCGACGCGGGCGCCTACTACCGGATCACCACCGGATCCCTGTCCATCCGGGTCAACAAGACACCGCTGCAGTTCTCCGTCTACCGGGCCGACAACTCCACCCCCGTCTGGCAGGAGGCCCAGCCCACCTCCTGGACCGGCGGCCAGACCACCCAGTACCTCGCGCGCGGCGCCGACGAGCAGTTCTACGGAACCGGCCTGCGCCTGGGCGAATGGGCGCTGCGCGGCAAGACCGTCCCGATCGCCGTGGACAACAAGTGGCGCGAGAACAACAACGCCAGCCCCGCGCCCTTCTACATGTCCACCAACGGCTACGGCGTGATGCGCAACACCTGGGCCCCGGGCTCGTACGGGTTCAACGCGCCGGCCACCCTCACCCACAACGAGAACCGCTTCGACGCCTGGTACTTCACCGGCGACTCCCTGAAGTCCGTCCTCGACGCCTACACCGACGTCAGCGGCAAACCCTTCATGGCCCCGGCGTGGGGCTTCGAGCTGGGCAACGCCGACTGCTTCAACGCCTCCAACCCGGACTACCAGGGCGACCACAACCGGCTCCGCCACCAGACCACCCCGGACGTCGTCGGCTACGCCACCGACGCCCGCGCCGCCGACATGCCCTCGGGCTGGTTCCTGCCCAACGACGGCTACGGCTGCGGCTACACGGCGCCCCTGAAGTCCACGGTCGACGCGCTCAAGGCCAAGGGCTTCCAGACCGGACTGTGGACCTCGACGGGCCTCGGCTCGATCAACGAGGAGGTGGGCACCGCCGGGTCCCGAGGGGTGAAGACCGACGTGGCCTGGATCGGCGGCGGCTACAAGACGGCGTTCAACGGAGTGCAGCAGGCCGTCGACGGCATCGAGAAGAACTCCGACGCCCGCCGCTACGTCTGGACCGTCGACGGCTGGGCCGGCACCCAGCGCAACGCCGTCGTCTGGACCGGCGACACCAACGGCACCTGGGACGACATGCGCTGGCACGTCCCGGCCATCACGGGGGCCGGCCTCTCCGGCCTCAACTACGCCTCCGGCGACATCGACGGCATCTTCGCCGGCAGTCCGAAGACCTACGTCCGCGACCTCCAGTGGAAGGCCTTCACCCCGGCCTTCATGACCATGTCGGGCTGGGGCGCGACCGGCCCGACGGCCGGCTACCAGGACAAGCAGCCCTGGCGGTTCGCGGAGCCGTACCTCTCCATCAACCGCAAGTACCTCCAGCTGAAGATGCGGCTGATGCCGTACCTGTACACGATGAGCCGGACCGCGCACGAGACCGGCGTCCCGAGCACCCGCGCGATGGTCCTGGAGTACCCCGGTGACCCGGTGGCCCGCTCCAACCTGACCAGCGGCCAGTTCATGGCAGGCGATTCCCTCCTCGTCGCGCCCGTCGTCTCCGACACCTCCGTACGGGACGGCATCTACCTGCCCGCCGGCACCTGGACGGACTACTGGACCGGCAAGACGTACGCCGGACCGGGCTGGCTCAACGGCTACCAGGCGCCCCTCGACACCCTGCCCCTCTTCGTCAAGGGCGGCGCGATCGTCCCGATGTGGCCGCAGATGAACTACACGGGGGAGAAGTCCGTCTCCACCCTCACCTACGACATCCACCCGCGCGCCAACTCCTCCTTCAGCCTCTACGAGGACGACGGCATCACCCGCGCCCACCAGTCGGGCGCCTTCGCCCGCCAGCAGGTCGACGTCACCGCGCCCGCCTCCGGCTCCGGCGACGTCACCGTGTCCGTTTCCGCCCCGACCGGCAGCTACGCCGGCAAACCCGCCTCGCGCGGCTACGAGTTCACCCTCCACGTGGCCACCGCCCCCGGCGCGCTCACGGTGGACGGCACGGCGCTCACCCGGCTGACCAGCAAGGCCGCCTACGATGCGGCGGCGACGGGCTGGTTCTTCGACGCGGCCGACCGCGGCGGCATCCTGTGGACCAAGACGGGTACGAAGGCGGGCGCGTTCAGCGTCTCGGCCACCGGCACCTCCGTCCCGGCGGCCGATCCCGTCCCGGCCACCTCCAGCCCCGTCCCGCAGTCGGGCTGGACCGTGGTCTCCGCCGACAGCCAGGAGACCGGCGGGGAGAACGGCGCCGCCCGCAACGCCTTCGACGGCAACACGGGAACCATCTGGCACACCGCCTGGTCGGCGGGGACCCCGGCGGCCCTGCCGCACGAGATCCAGATCGACCTCGGCGCCCGCTACACGGTGGACGGCCTCGGCTACCTGCCCCGCCAGGACGGCGGGGCCAACGGCCGGATCGGCGGCTACGAGGTGTACGTCTCGGACACCACCACCGACTGGGGGTCCCCGGTGGCGACCGGCGCCTTCGCCGACAGCTCGGCTCTCAAGTCCGTCTCCCTGGCGGCGAAGACGGGCCGCTACCTCCGGCTCAAGTCACTGACCGAGGCGGGCGGCCGCGGCCCGTGGACCAGTGCCGCCGAGATCACCCTCACCGGCCGCCCCACCCCGCTCCCGGCCGCCGCGACCCTGGTCAACGGGGCCTCGGCCACCTGCCTGGACCTCCCGGGAAGCGCCACCACCCCGGGCACCCAGCCCACCCTCTACAGCTGCCACGGCGGCCCGAACCAGCGCTGGACCCTGCAGGGCGACGGCCGCCTGACCGGGCTGAGCGGAGTCTGCCTGGACGCCGCGACCGCCTCGGCCGTCGCCGTCCGGACCTGCGACGGCAGCTCCGGCCAGAGCTGGCAGACCGGTCCGGACGGCAGCCTGCGCAACGCCGGCCAGTGCCTGACCCCGGCCGGCTCCGCCTCCGCCAACGGCACCAAGCTGACCCGCGTCGCCTGCGCCGCCACCGCGGCCCAGCGCTGGACCTTCACCCCCTGACACCCCGACACCCTCGCACCGCCCGACACCCCCCACCGAGCCCGGCCCGGCATCCCGCCGGGCCGGGCTCGCCCTTCCCCAACGCCCGTGACCAGCGGATACTTTGGAGACCTCGCCCCTCAGACCCCAGGGAACCCGCCCATGCCCGCAGGCACACCGACATCCCGGACGCCGACATCCCGGACGCCGACACCGCAGGCGCCCGTACCCCGGAAGATGCACGCCGACGAACCGGACATCGACACGTCCCTCGTGATCCGCCTGATCGCCGGGCAGTTCCCGCGGTGGGCGTCGCTTCCCGTCGAGCGGGTCGACTCGGCCGGCACCTCGAACGCCATGTACCGGCTGGGCGAGGACATGGTCGTACGCCTCCCGCGCACGACGGGCTCCGCCGCCGATGTCCGCGCGGAGCGGATCTGGCTGCGGCGGCTCGCCCCGGTGCTTCCGGCCGCCGTCCCCGTCCCGCTGGGCGCGGGCCGGCCCGCCGAGGGCTACCCGTGGCCCTGGTCCGTCTACGGCTGGCTCCCCGGCGAGATCCCGGTGGCCGGGAAGATCGCCGCACCGGACCTGCTGGCAGCGGACCTCGCGGAGTTCGTCACGGCCCTGCACCGCGCCGACCCGGTGGACGCGCCGGCCTCCTACCGCAGCGAGACCCTGGCGGAACGCGACGCCGACACCCGCGCCTCGATCGCGGCCCTGGGCGCGAGCGGAGACGTCGACGCCGCGGCGGCGACCGCCCTGTGGGAGGAGGCCCTGCGGGCCCCGCTGCCTCCCGGCCCGCCGGTCTGGATCCACGCGGACCTGCAGCCGGGCAACATGCTGCTGGCCGACGACCGCCTCGCCGCCGTGATCGACTTCGGCTGCGCGGGCCTCGGCGACCCCGCCGTCGACCTCCTCGCGGCCTGGTACGTGCTCCCCGCGACCGCCCGGCCCGCCTTCCGGACCGCCCTCGCCGCCGACGGCGCGACCTGGACGCGCGGGCGCGGCTGGGCCCTGTCGGTCTCGCTCGCCGAACTGGCCTACTACCGCGAGACCAACCCGGTCATGGCGGGCAACGCCCGCCACGTCATCGGCGAACTCCTCGCCGCCGGGCCGGAGTCCGGCTGAACCGGGCCGGCCGGGGGATGGATCTTTGTCGGTGCCGGTTGCGAGGATGGGCGCCATGACACCTTTACTCCTGACCGACATAGACCGGGCCGTCCGCAGCAGCTGGAGCGCGCAGACGTGCACCCCCGAGTACCGCGACCGCTGGACCCGGGAGAACCCGGCCCGTGACCAGTGCGGGGTGACCGCCCTCGTCCTCCACGACCTGCTGGGCGGCGAGCTGGTCCGCGGCGAGGTCCTCGTCGACGGCGAGCGCGTGGACTACCACTGGTGGAA harbors:
- a CDS encoding cytochrome P450, with the protein product MPIHGETDLLEDTWAREVPHAQFTRLRREDPVHWHEVPGRHDGFFAVTRHADVKAVSRDPELWSTELGSFMIRDQAPESLETLRLVLLGMDAPRHSRYRNLVSAGFTPRVVRRLAARIQERAVALVESAVAPGKDMDFVDEVASWLPIQTICEMVGVPEGDERLIFEWSNRMAGSQDPELSAGKHDSDLAAAEIYAYCDALAAERRARPREDILSALVHAEVGGERLTEDEINMFFVLLCVAGNETTRNLLSHTLLALIEHPAARAELAAAPGDEALWTSATEEFLRWGGSIHNFRRTATRDTVLRGQPIAAGQKVVTYYTSANRDEEVFADPFAFDIRRTPNDHVTFGGGGPHFCLGAGLARTQIKALVRELLRRHPDVTLTGEVRRLRSDFINGVKYLPVRFG
- a CDS encoding TIM-barrel domain-containing protein, which encodes MRLISIRRSPRRRRGPAAALLAAALAAAGLAAAGPIASPAAAAGTATGTATGTGAAAASTAGNVTGFTQSGNTFTATTSSGAKARVVVARADIFRLWLSPDGAFTNDPAGKDLATTTDFGSVSTGWTDAGAYYRITTGSLSIRVNKTPLQFSVYRADNSTPVWQEAQPTSWTGGQTTQYLARGADEQFYGTGLRLGEWALRGKTVPIAVDNKWRENNNASPAPFYMSTNGYGVMRNTWAPGSYGFNAPATLTHNENRFDAWYFTGDSLKSVLDAYTDVSGKPFMAPAWGFELGNADCFNASNPDYQGDHNRLRHQTTPDVVGYATDARAADMPSGWFLPNDGYGCGYTAPLKSTVDALKAKGFQTGLWTSTGLGSINEEVGTAGSRGVKTDVAWIGGGYKTAFNGVQQAVDGIEKNSDARRYVWTVDGWAGTQRNAVVWTGDTNGTWDDMRWHVPAITGAGLSGLNYASGDIDGIFAGSPKTYVRDLQWKAFTPAFMTMSGWGATGPTAGYQDKQPWRFAEPYLSINRKYLQLKMRLMPYLYTMSRTAHETGVPSTRAMVLEYPGDPVARSNLTSGQFMAGDSLLVAPVVSDTSVRDGIYLPAGTWTDYWTGKTYAGPGWLNGYQAPLDTLPLFVKGGAIVPMWPQMNYTGEKSVSTLTYDIHPRANSSFSLYEDDGITRAHQSGAFARQQVDVTAPASGSGDVTVSVSAPTGSYAGKPASRGYEFTLHVATAPGALTVDGTALTRLTSKAAYDAAATGWFFDAADRGGILWTKTGTKAGAFSVSATGTSVPAADPVPATSSPVPQSGWTVVSADSQETGGENGAARNAFDGNTGTIWHTAWSAGTPAALPHEIQIDLGARYTVDGLGYLPRQDGGANGRIGGYEVYVSDTTTDWGSPVATGAFADSSALKSVSLAAKTGRYLRLKSLTEAGGRGPWTSAAEITLTGRPTPLPAAATLVNGASATCLDLPGSATTPGTQPTLYSCHGGPNQRWTLQGDGRLTGLSGVCLDAATASAVAVRTCDGSSGQSWQTGPDGSLRNAGQCLTPAGSASANGTKLTRVACAATAAQRWTFTP
- a CDS encoding aminoglycoside phosphotransferase family protein, whose amino-acid sequence is MHADEPDIDTSLVIRLIAGQFPRWASLPVERVDSAGTSNAMYRLGEDMVVRLPRTTGSAADVRAERIWLRRLAPVLPAAVPVPLGAGRPAEGYPWPWSVYGWLPGEIPVAGKIAAPDLLAADLAEFVTALHRADPVDAPASYRSETLAERDADTRASIAALGASGDVDAAAATALWEEALRAPLPPGPPVWIHADLQPGNMLLADDRLAAVIDFGCAGLGDPAVDLLAAWYVLPATARPAFRTALAADGATWTRGRGWALSVSLAELAYYRETNPVMAGNARHVIGELLAAGPESG